A DNA window from Engystomops pustulosus chromosome 6, aEngPut4.maternal, whole genome shotgun sequence contains the following coding sequences:
- the SMIM19 gene encoding small integral membrane protein 19, translating to MAQELGVMADDGAIDYSVHEAWNEATNVYLIVILVSFGLFMYARKNKRKIMRIFTVPPTVEPASQPNFYDDMKKIRLRQQLEMYYIARKHDQHSQGDSVQLTVE from the exons ATGGCACAAGAATTGGGAGTAATGGCAGACGATGGAGCCATTGACTACTCTGTACACGAGGCCTGGAATGAAGCCACCAATGTCTATTTAATAGTCATTCTCGTGAGCTTTGGGCTTTTCATGTATGCCAGAAA GAATAAAAGAAAGATCATGAGAATTTTTACCGTGCCGCCAACAGTGGAACCTGCATCACAGCCCAATTTTTATGATGACATGAAGAAAATTCGCCTCCGTCAGCAGTTAGAAATGTATTACATTG CTCGAAAACATGATCAACACAGTCAAGGTGACAGCGTTCAACTTACGGTCGAATGA